The DNA region TTACTCCTTTTTGTCCTAATGCAGGACCTATTGGAGGACTTGGATTAGCCATACCAGCAGATACTTGAAGTTTTATATAAGATTGTATTTTTTTTGCCATATTAAGATTTTCCTTATAAAAATGTTTTTAATTTTTTTCAACTTGTCTAAAGTCTAACTCTACAGGAGTAGATCTACCAAAAATCGAAACAGATACTTTTAATCTACTTTTTTCATAATCTACTTCTTCGACAACTCCATTAAAATCTGCAAAAGGACCATCATTAACTCGAATCATTTCTCCAGGTTCAAATAAAGTTTTAGGTCTTGGTTTGTCACCAATTTGACGTAGTCTATTAACAATAGTTTCTACTTCTTTATCACTGATTGGTGATGGTTTATCTGATTTTCCTCCAATAAAACCTAGTACTCTAGGAATATTCCTCATTAAATGCCAAGTTGTATCTGTCATAATCATTTGAATTAAAACATATCCTGGAAAAAATTTATGTTCACTTTTTCTACGCTGTCCACCTCGAATTTCAACAACTTCTTCAGAAGGAACCATAACTTCACCAAAAAATTCTTGCATTTTATTTAATTTCACATGTTCTCGTATTGATTGAGCAACACGACTTTCAAAACCAGAAAAAGCTTGTAAAACATACCATTTTTTTTTTGGATTTTCGTGCATTTTTATAACCTTAAACTAATAATAAATGCTATTAAACGAAATATAATACTATCTAAACCCCATAAAAGTAGTGACATAAATATTGTTACAAAAATAATGATAAATGTAGTATATAAAGTTTCTTTATATTTAGGCCATATTATTTTTTGCATTTCACTTTTTGATGCATTTATATACGCTAGGATAGCTTTGCCTTTTTTTGTGTAAATTAAAATAGCAATTGTACAACTAATTAAAAAAATTATTAACGAAATTCGAATAAATAAATTTATTTTATTAAAATAACAGTGAATTAAAATACATAAAATAAAATTTATAAGTATAAAAATCCATTTTATTTTTTCTATATTTTTATTTTTTTTTTGGTTAGAAATTTGTATACTCATGTTTTCTCCTGAGAATTGTAAAAAATTAAATAATTCAAGAAATATATTAGACTTTCTTGAAAGTTTAATTTTTTTATAATACATATGTTACAAATTTTTTGAAAAATAAAAATTGTATTTAGAGTATATTTTCATTTCAGGATTTAGATAATTTTAAAGGTGAGATTTTTTATGGATTGAATATTATTTTTGAAATTTTGTATTAGAATATATTTTTTTAAAATGCTGATACCCAGAATTGAACTGGGGACCTCACCCTTACCAAGGGTGTGCTCTACCCACTGAGCCATATCAGCAGCATTTTTTTAAGCGGTCAGCGGGAATTGAACCCGCATCATCAGCTTGGAAGGCTGAGGTAATATCCATTATACGATGTCCGCATGTGTAATGTTTTTGGTGGGAGAAGGATTCGAACCTTCGAAGTCTCAGACGGCAGATTTACAGTCTGCTCCCTTTAGCCACTCGGGAATCCCACCTATTAAAACATTTTTGCCGGCTACCGGAATCGAACTGGTGACCTACTGATTACAAGTCAGTTGCTCTACCTGCTGAGCTAAGCCGGCATTAAATAAACTTTGTTTTTTAATATTATATGTTTTTTCGTTTTTAATGCAAGGTTTTTTAAAAAATAATTTTAAATAATATATTATTATTTAATATAATATTTATAAAATACATAAAATTTAACTTATGAATAATTAAATTAAATATTTTTTAATAATTTTATTCTTCCCATAGCATTAATAAAATCTATTTCAGGTTCTAACCATATTTTAAATTTTTTTAAAATAGATTTTTGTATTATTTCAGCTAGTTTTAAAATTTCTTTTGGATGAGCTTTTTTTCGATTAATTAATATAAGTTTTTGTTTTTTATAAATAGCAGCATCTCCAATTTGGATGTTATTAAAATTATATTTTTCAATTAACCAAGCAGCTGAAATTTTTATAGATCCATCAATTTGCAAATAATGCGGTATATTAATATATAAAGATAAAATTTTTTTTGCTTTTTTTTTAGAAATAATAGGATTTTTAAAAAAGCTACCTGCATTTCCTAATTTATTTACATTAGGTAATTTTTTTTTTCTTATTTGACATATACTATTATATATTTTATAAGGGTTTACTTCTGTTATATTTATATTTTTTAAAAGTGCTTTAAAAATAATAGGATTCCATTTTTTGTATATTTTAATACCCACAGCAAGCACTGCATATTTGTCTTTGTACTTATATTTAAAAATACTATCACGATAAGAAAATTTACATAAATCTTTTTTAATTCTTATTATTTTAGAATTTTCTAAAGAAATAATATCAACATATTGACATATATTTTTAAATTCTAATCCATATGCGCCAATATTTTGAATAGCAGCAGATCCTAAACAGCCCGGAATTAATGCTAGGTTTTCTAATCCAAAAAAACCCATTCTTAATGTATATTTAACTAAGTCGTTCCATTTTTCTCCTGAATAAACATGTAATAACCAAGCATTTATTTGTTCTTTAACTTTAATACCTTTAATTCTATTAATTATAACTATTCCTTTATAATTTTCTAAAAAAAGTACATTACTACCCTCCCCTAAAATTATATAAGGAATATTAGATAAATTGCATGTTTTACAAATATTAATTAATGATTGAATACTTCGAACAAAAATAATTTTTTTTGCTGTTACATCGATAGAAAATGTGTTTAAATCTTTTAAAGATTTTTGATAAATTTTATTTTTATGCATATAAATTTTTAATATTATTAACATTTTTTAAAAATATACTATTTTCGGAGAAAAGTCCTATATTTATTTATGATATTATAACTAAAATTAAAATATTTTAATGGAGTTTTAAATATGAGTTTTTTAAAAAATGAATATCACCAAGATATAGTTAATCAAAAATTGAGCAATCTAAATAAGTTAATACGATGTTCTTTTGAATTTTTTCCACCTAAAAACATATATTTAGAAGAAAAATTATTTTCTTCTGTAATTCAATTAAATAAATTAAAACCATTTTTTTTTTCTGTTACCTATGGAGCAAATAGTGGTGAACGTAAAAAAACATATACAATTGTAAAAAAAATATATGAAAAAACAGGTGTTATAACAGCTCCTCATTTAACTTGTGTTGACGCAACACCAAGTGAATTAGAAAAAATAGCGAAATTTTACTGGGAAAATGGTATTCGAAGTATATTTGCATTAAGAGGAGATTCTGATAATACTAATCATCTACATCAAATGTATGCTTATGATTTAGTTGTTTTATTAAAAAAAATAGCTGATTTTGATATTTCTGTAGCAGCATATCCTGAAATACATCCAGAAGCTAAAAACGCACAATCTGATATTTTAAGTTTAAAAAAGAAAGTTGATGCAGGTGCTAATCGAGCTATTACTCAGTTTTTTTTTAATACTGAAAGTTATTTACGTTTTCGAGATAATTGTATTAAAAATAATATAAATGTTGAAATTATACCTGGTATATTGCCTATTTATAATTTTTCACAGTTAAAACAATTTTCTAAATTAACTAATGTTCATATTCCATCTTGGATGTTTGAGATTTTTAATAGATTAACTAATGACTTAATTACTCAAAGAATTATAGGTGCTAGTATAGTTATAGATATTATAAAAAATTTATCTAAAGAAGGTGTAAAAAACTTTCATTTTTATACTTTAAATCAATCAGATGTAGTATATTCTATATGTCGTTTATTTGGTTTTTAAGATTTTAATTATATAAATTATTTTTTTAACAACAAAATTTAATTATTAGTTGTTTTAAAATATTTTTTGTAGGCTCGATAAACGAACAATGTAAATATTCATCTGGATAATGTGCTTGATCGATTGAACCAGGCCCTAAAATCAATGTAGGTGCAATTTTATTTAAAAATGGTGCTTCTGTGCAATAGTTCGCAGTTGTAGATTCAATTTTACAAAAATTTTCTATTTTTTGCACTATTTTATGTTTTTTAGATATTTCATATGCAGGTACAGAAAAAAAAAGATTTTTTAAAAAAATTCGATTTGGCCATTTTTTATTAATTTTTTTTAATTTTTCTTTTAATAAAATTTCTAATGTTTTTAAGTTTAATTTGGGTATAGGTCGTATTTCAAATGTTATACTACATAACGAACAAATTCGATTGATTGCATTACCACCATTAATAGATCCTAAGTTCATAGTCGGATATGAAATAGAAAAATCTTGATGTGAATAGTTTTGTTGTAAATATTTTTTAAGATCAATTAAATTTTTTATTACTTCGTATGCAATTTCAATACTATTAATACCATTAGAGGGATTACTGGAATGTCCAGTATTACCAATAATGTCAATTTTATATGAAATATGACCTTTATGAGCTTTTATTAATTTTAAAGACGTTGGTTCTCCAATAATAATACAATCTGGTTTAATATTTGTAGATTGAGAAAAATATCTTGCTCCAGACATATCTGTTTCTTCATTAGCAGTAGCAAGTATATAAATTGGTTTTTTAAGCTTTTTGATATTTATAGAAGATATCACATCTAATAAAAAAGCAAAAAATCCTTTCATATCAACTACACCTAATCCATATAATTTATCATCTTTTTTGGTTAATTTAAAAGGATCTTTAGTCCATGCATTTTCATCAAAATCAACAGTATCTGTATGACCTGAAAATAACAATCCTCCATTACCTATACCCAATGAAGATAACATATTAAATTTATTTGTATTAGGTATATTTATAATTTGTATTAAAAAATTTAACTCTGAAAAATAATTTGCCAATAAGTCAATTAAAACTTTATTACTTTGATCTATTGTTTTTTTTTCGCTACTGATTGTAGGTATTTTAATAAACGATTCATACATTTGTATAAAAGAAGGTATTTTTCTTTTCATTTGAGCAAACTTATTAAAATTTTTTATATATTAAAACATATGTTACATATAAAGTAAAAATACTAATATAATTAAACATGCAAGCATTTTATATTTAATAATATAATAAATTAATTTTTAAAATAATTTTTTATTTTTAAGGTTTTCAATTTATGTTAAATGTTTTAATTGTCGGCGCTAGCGGGTATTCTGGAGCAGAGTTAGTTAATTATATTAATCGTCATAAGTTTGCTAGAATAAAAAAAATTTTTTTATCTAAAGATAGTATTGACATAGGAAAATTATTTTCTGATTTACATCCAGAATATACAAATATTATAAATTTATCATTTGAGTCTATTGAGAATTTTGCTTTAATTAAAAATAATATAGATGTGGTATTTTTGGCGACAGATCATAATGTAAGTCATACCTTAGTCCCTTTTTTTATAGAACACAATTGTGTTGTAATAGATTTATCTGGTGCATATAGAATAAATGATATTAGTATTTATTTAGAATATTATGGTTTTATTCATCAATACAAAAAAATTTTAAAAAAATCTGTTTATGGATTAGCTGAATGGAACCAGAAAAAAATTAAGGAAGCAAAATTGATTGCTATTCCAGGGTGTTATGCTACTTGTATACAATTAGCGCTCAAACCTATTTTAGAATCTAATATTTTATCTAAATCATATATTCCTATAGTTAATGCTATTAGTGGTGTTAGTGGTGCTGGTAGAAAGCCAAGTATTAATAATAGTTTTTGTGAAGTTAGTTTATCTCCATATAATATTTTTACGCATCGTCATACCCCAGAAATTATAGCACATTTAGGAATTCCAATAATTTTTATTCCACACTTGGGTCCTTTTGCAAGAGGCATTATTGCTACTATTACATGTAAATTAAAAACAAATGTTAAATTAAATCATATTTATGATATATATAATATATTTTATAAAGATAAATCATTAATTAGAGTGTATCAAAATACTTTTCCAAGTATTAAAGGAATAGTAAAATTACCATTTTGTGATATCGGATTTACTATTCAAGATGAATATCTTGTTATTGTAACAGCTGAAGATAATTTATTAAAAGGTGCAGCTGCTCAAGCAATACAGTGTTTTAATATTCGTTTTGGATTTAATGAAACAGAATCAATTATTTAATGAGGTATTTTAATGATTAATTCCTTAGTTATTAAATTAGGTGGAGTTCTTTTAGAAAGCGATAACGCAATGATGGGTTTGTTTAAAGCCATTTATGATTATCAAAAATCTAATAAACGAAATATTTTAATAATTCATGGAGGTGGACGATTAATAGATAATTTAATGAATAAATTATCTTTACCTATTACTAAAAAAAATGGCTTACGTATTACGCCTTCTGAACATATTAATGTTATTACAGGAGCTTTATCTGGAACAGCTAATAAAATTCTCTTGGCGTGGGCATTAAAAAATAAAATAAATGCTGTAGGTTTATGCTTATCTGATGGGCAAAGTACAAATATAGAAATATTAGATAAAGATTTAGGTCATGTAGGTAAAGTTAAACCAGGTTCTCCTGTTTTTTTATTAAATTTATGTGAGCAAGGTATTTTACCAATTATTAGTTCTATAGGTATTACAAATGATGGTAAATTAATGAATGTAAATGCAGATTTAGCTGCAACAGCAATTGCAAAAACTTTAGGAGCTCATTTAATTTTATTATCAGATATTAGTTCAATATTAGATGGAAAAGGACAAAGAATTAAAGAAATTAATAATGTTGAAGCTAAAAAATTAATTTCTCAAGGAATTATTACTAATGGTATGATTGTTAAAGTAAATGCCGCTCTAGATGCAGCTAAAACTTTACATAATTCAGTAGATATTGCTAGTTGGCAAAATACAGAAGATTTAAAATTGTTATTTAATGGTGTAAATATTGGAACACGAGTTTTAATATAGTTTAATTATATTATAGGTATTTAACATGACAAGTAATCTTGAAAAAGTTGTATTAGCATATTCTGGTGGTTTGGATACTTCGGCAATTATTCCTTGGTTAAAAGAAACTTATAAACTTGATGTTATTGCTTTTGTTGCAGATATTGGTCAATCTAAAAATGATTTAAACGATATTAACAAAAAAGCATTACAATCTGGTGCATCTAGTTGTCACATTTTTGATTTAAAAGATGATTTCATAGAAAATTATGTTTTTCCTATATTAAAAACAGGTGCTTTATACGAAGGTACTTATTTATTAGGAACAGCCCTAGCCAGACCTATTATAGCAAAAAAACAAGTAGAATTTGCTTTAAGTATTGGAGCAAAGTTTTTATGTCATGGTGCTACTGGGAAAGGTAATGATCAAATTCGATTTGAAATGGCTTACGCAGCATTAGCTCCTCATCTGACAGTAATTGCTCCCTGGCGTCAATGGAATTTAAATTCAAGAGAATCATTATTAGATTATCTAAATAAAAAAAATATTAATACTACAGCAACTTTAGAAAAAATTTATAGTAAAGACGAAAATGCTTGGCATATTTCTACAGAAGGTGGTTTACTTGAAAACCTTTGGAATAGAACTAATAGGGATTGTTGGAGTTGGACTACCGATCCAGAAAACGCTCCAGACAAACCAGAATATATTTTATTAAATATAAATCAAGGCTCTGTGAGTGCGATTAATAATGAACATGTAACTCCTTTAAAATGCATTAAAGAATTAAATAAAATAGGTTCTAAACATTCTATAGGACGATTAGATATTGTTGAAAATAGAATTGTGGGAATTAAATCTAGAGGTTGTTATGAAACTCCAGGTGGTACAATTGTTAATACCGCTTTAAGGGCAATTGAACAGTTAGTTTTTGATCGAGAAAGTTTTAATTGGAGAGAAAAAATTGGTTTAGAAATGTCTACAGTAGTTTATGATGGTAGATGGTTTACTCCAATTCGTGAATCTTTACAATGTGCTGCTAATTCATTAGCTTCTTTATTAAATGGAAAAGTAGTATTAAAATTATATAAAGGAAGTGTGATTGCTGTTCAAAAAAAATCTTTATGTTCATTATATTCTGAAGAATATGCAACTTTTAGTAAAGATGAAGTTTATAAACATTCAGATGCAGAAGGATTTATTCGTTTATTTTCTCTTTCTTCTAGAATACGTGCTTTAAATAAGTTAAAATAATTATATAAACAAATAATTATTAAATTAATTAATTTTATCAGAGAAAATATATGTCACTTTGGGGTGGAAGATTCCTTGATGAATCTAATAAATTATTTAAAGAATTCAATGCTTCTTTATCATTTGATTACATTTTAGCACAAGAGGACATATGTGCTTCAATTGCCTGGTCTAAATCTCTTCTAGAAACTGGTGTTTTAACCAAGACAGAACAAAAACAAATAGAAGTTGCTTTAATTTGTTTAAAACAAGAAATTTATACAAATCCAGAACAAATTCTTAAAAGTGATTATGAAGATATTCATAGTTGGATAGAATCTAATCTTATTAAAAAAATAGGAGAACTAGGTAAAAAATTACATACTGGTAGAAGTCGTAATGATCAAATTACTACTGATTTGAAATTATGGTGTAAAAATAACATTCAAATTTTATCACAAAGTATTTTAAATTTTCAAAAAATACTTATTTTAACTGCCGAATCATATTATGATGTTATAATGCCTGGATATACTCATTTACAACGCGCTCAACCTATTACTTTTTCTTATTGGTGCTTAGCATATATAGAAATGTTTAAACGTGATTTTAGTCGTTTAGAAGATACTTTAAAAAGATTAAATGTTAGTCCATTAGGATCAGGAGCTTTATCTGGTACAGGATGGAATATTGATCGTGACAAATTAGCATTATCTATGGGTTTTAGATCTGCTACTAATAATGCATTAGATAGTGTTTCAGATCGAGATTATGTTGTAGAACTATTATCTTCTGCTTCCATTAGTATGATGCATTTATCTAGATTTTCTGAAGATTTAATTTTTTTTAATTCTAGTGAAGCAAATTTTATCGAATTATCTGATTCTATTGCATCAGGGTCATCGTTAATGCCTCAAAAAAAGAATCCAGATGCTTTAGAATTAATACGTGGAAAATGTAGCCGTGTATATGGATCCTTGTTTTCTATTTTAGTTGTTTTAAAAGGTTTACCATTGTCTTATAATAAAGATATGCAAGAAGATAAAGAAAGTCTTTTTGATGCAATTAGAACATGGAATAATTCCTTGTTAATGGCTATTTTAATTTTAAAAAATATAAAAGTAAATCGTTTATCTTGCTATCAAGCTGCAGAAAAAGGATACTCTAATGCTACAGAAGTTGCAGATTATTTAGTGAAAAAAGGAATTACTTTTCGAGAAGCGCATAATATATCTGGGAAAATAGTATTACGAGCTATAAATGAAAATAAAGCTTTAAAAGATTTAGATTTGTTTATATTTCAGGAATATAATAATCTTATAGAAAACGATATATATGATCATATTACTTTAGAAGCATGTATTAAAAAACGCACATCAAAAGGTGGGGTTTCGTTAAATGAAGTCCAAGATGCAATTATAAAAGAAAAAATTCGATTAAATATTGTATAACTTTTAAGATATAAAAATTATAATAGTATTTCAATTTTATATTTTTAGGCATTTAAAGTTTTTTTAAATGCCAAAATTAACACTACCTAGATATATTATTATTTTAACCTATAAAAAATAGGATGTTTATTTCGTGAATAATATATTATTTTTTATATCTAATAATTTAGCACTTAGTGCTATATGGTTATTTTTCTTAATTATTATTGTTGTTTTAATTTATAAGCAATTTTATTTAAAAGAAAAAATAATTAATAATCTTGATGCAATAAAATTAATTAATGAAAAAAATGCTACAATCATCGATACACGATCTTTAGAATTATATAATACAGGTCATATTTTAAATGCTATTCATATTCCATTAAATGATATTTCTTTTAAAAAAATTAAAGAGTTAAATTTATCTACTGTTGTACCTGTAATTCTTATAATACATTCATCAAATAATAATAACAAATATATTAAGAAATTCATTGATAATGGAATAAGTAATATTTACATTTTAAAAAATGGAATGGAGGCCTGGAATACAGAAAATCTTCCTGTGATTACAAATAAAAATAATAATTAAATATGATAAAATAAAATTTTAATTAAATATTAAGCATTGGAAAATTTTATGATAGAAAAACAATTAGAAAAAAAAGTATTTGCAATTCAGAGAATTTATATAAAAGATATTTCTTTTGAAGCACCTAATACACCTGCAATTTTCGAAAAAAAATGTATTCCAACGATGAAATTTAATATAAACACAGATGTAAAAAAAATAAAATTAGATATTTTCGAAATTATTTTACAAGTTAGAGTAATAGTAGAAAGTAAAAAAGACTTAGTCTTTTTATGCGATGTACATCAAGCAGGAATTTTTCTTATTTCTAAATTTAATGAACAAGAGTTAAAATATTGTATAGCTTCATATTGCCCAAATATTTTGTTTCCATATGCTAGAACATGTATATCTAGTTTAGTTTCTTATGGTAGTTTTCCACAATTAAATCTTGCACCGATTAATTTTGATGATATTTTAAATCAAAATTCAAATTTAAAAAAAGATAATATCGACATCAATTGATATTTATATTTTTAATAATAAATGATGTATTTTAAAGACTATTTTAAGGAAAAACTATGTGTTCTACAGAAATCTTAGAACTATGGAATATAATAATATATGAAGCTAAACTTGCATCAAAAAAAGAACCAATTTTATATCGATTATATAAAGAAAGTATATTAAAACATAAGAAATTAAATTATGCATTAAGTTATATATTATCAACTAAATTATCTAGTTCAATAGTTTCTAGAAAAAATATGCAAAATATTTTTGATACAATATATTTAAATAATTTTTTTATGTTAGATCTAGTAGTTAAAGATTTAAAAGCTATTTTACAAAGAGATCCAGTTGTAAATAATTATTTAATCCCGTTTTTATATTTTAAAGGTTTTCATGCATTAGAATCATATAGAATAAGTCATTATCTTTGGAATCAAAAAAAATATGCATTATCAATGTATTTACAAAGTAGAATTTCTACTGTTTTTTCAGTTGATATTCATCCAGCTGCATATATTGGTTCTGGAGTGATGTTAGATCATGCAACTGGTATTGTTATTGGGGAAGGAGTTGTTATAGAAGATAACGTTTCTATTTTACACTCTGTTACTTTAGGCGGAACAGGAAAAAATAATAGTAAAAATAGACATCCAATTATTAGAAGCAAAGTTAGTATAGGTGCGGGAGCTAAAATATTAGGAAATATTGAAATTGGTTCTGAAACAAAAATCGGTGCTGGTTCAGTAGTATTAAAAAATATTCCACCATATGTTACAGTTGCTGGAGTGCCAGCTAAGATTGTAAAAAAAATAAAAAATAATGTAAATACTTTTTCTAAAGAAAGCCAAAGTATCTCTTTAGATAGTATAGAAGAATTTCAATATGGAGATGGTATTTAGTAAAACTTAGATTTAAAACTCCTGTGTTTTATTAAAAACATAATTTTTATGTTATTATTATTTTATTACAGAAGTTTTATTTGTTATTATATAATATGATATTAATCATCTAAAAAGCTGCGCAATACTTCTGATCTGCTTGGATGACGTAGTTTTCTTAATGCTTTTGCTTCTATTTGCCTTATTCTTTCCCTAGTAACATCGAATTGTTTTCCTACTTCTTCTAAAGTATGATCGGTATTCATATCAATTCCAAAACGCATACGAAGAACTTTAGCTTCTCGAGCTGTAAGTCCTGATAATACATCATGTGTTGCTGATCTTAAACTTTCAGATGTAGCTGAATCTAGTGGAAGTTCTAATGTAGTATCTTCTATAAAGTCACCTAAATGAGAATCATCATCATCTCCTATAGGAGTTTCCATAGATATAGGTTCTTTAGCTATTTTTAAAACTTTTCTAATTTTATCTTCTGGAATTAACATTTTTTCAGAAAGTTCTTCAGGTGTTGGCTCACGTCCTGTTTCTTGAAGTATTTGTCTAGAAATACGATTAAGTTTATTAATA from Buchnera aphidicola (Aphis helianthi) includes:
- the cysE gene encoding serine O-acetyltransferase, translated to MCSTEILELWNIIIYEAKLASKKEPILYRLYKESILKHKKLNYALSYILSTKLSSSIVSRKNMQNIFDTIYLNNFFMLDLVVKDLKAILQRDPVVNNYLIPFLYFKGFHALESYRISHYLWNQKKYALSMYLQSRISTVFSVDIHPAAYIGSGVMLDHATGIVIGEGVVIEDNVSILHSVTLGGTGKNNSKNRHPIIRSKVSIGAGAKILGNIEIGSETKIGAGSVVLKNIPPYVTVAGVPAKIVKKIKNNVNTFSKESQSISLDSIEEFQYGDGI